The following proteins come from a genomic window of Nostoc sp. TCL26-01:
- a CDS encoding DUF3592 domain-containing protein: protein MDREEAKFLLMFGSIFAGVGSIFAVVGIIVGVNTHSFVSSSVKTSGTVIDLEGRWSNDSEGRSYKLYYPVIEFTNTSGQPTVFQSNAGSTSPGLSKGEQVEVLYNPQQPNSAMINSGFELWFLPGLFTAIGSVFVLIGGVPLVYAVPKLLRGNSKAIGNRQ from the coding sequence ATGGATAGGGAAGAAGCAAAGTTTTTGTTAATGTTTGGTTCTATTTTCGCTGGTGTGGGTAGCATATTTGCTGTTGTAGGTATTATTGTCGGAGTTAATACTCATTCCTTTGTCAGTTCCTCAGTGAAAACATCAGGTACTGTCATTGATTTAGAGGGAAGATGGTCAAATGATAGTGAAGGTCGCTCATATAAGCTTTACTATCCAGTGATTGAGTTTACCAATACTTCTGGTCAACCAACAGTCTTTCAATCTAATGCAGGCAGCACTTCACCAGGATTGAGCAAAGGTGAGCAAGTGGAAGTTTTATACAATCCTCAACAACCAAATTCTGCCATGATTAATTCTGGTTTTGAATTGTGGTTTCTCCCTGGGTTGTTTACTGCGATAGGTTCAGTGTTTGTTTTAATTGGTGGCGTTCCTTTAGTTTACGCGGTTCCTAAACTGCTACGCGGGAATTCAAAGGCAATAGGCAATAGGCAATAG